The DNA segment GCAAGCTATAGCCTTAGGTTTAATTCTAATAATAATCGCCTTCATAATAAACAGCCTCGTGCTAACAAGACTTCAATTAAAATCTAAAAAACTAGCCGGTAGAAAAATAATGTCAACTAGCATACCCCCCTATTAGATGAGGGTTAAAAATGATATTAGAAGTCAAAGATTTAACTAAAATATACGAGGGTAAAACTGTTCTAAAAAATATTAATTTGAAAATCCATAGAGGGGATATCTATATTCTAATAGGGCCCAGCGGCGCCGGTAAAACCACACTACTCAGAATAATCGATTTGTTAGAGAAGCCTTCAAGCGGTGAGGTAATCTTCAACGGTGTTAAAATAAGCGATATAAGTAAAAGACAGGAGACTAATATAAGGCGGAGAATAGCTTTTCTCCATCAAAAAACCACGCTCTTCAACATGAGCGTCTTTGAAAATATAGCATATGGGCTCAGCTTAAGGGGTTTACCGTCAAACATTATTAAAAACAAGGTGAAGGAGACATTAATTAAATTAGGGTTAAACCACCTTGAAAAACAGAATGCAACTCTTCTATCAGGCGGAGAAGCTCAGAGAACCGCTTTAGCAAGATGCATGGTTTTAGAGCCTGAGCTGCTTTTACTAGACGAACCTACCGCTAACCTAGATCCGCCGAACGTGACGTTAATAGAATCTTTAATCAAGGAGATGAACAGCGAAAATGGAACCACCATAATTTTAGCAACACATAATATGGCTCAGGCTAAAAGACTTGGTGGGAGAGTCGGCGTTATTTTAAATGGAGAAATAATAGAGGAGGGGGAAGGTGAAAGGTTATTCAATAAGCCTTCTAGTGAAAGAGTGAAAGCGTTCATAAACGGTGATTTTATTTAACCTCTGGGGGAGAATTTTTCCGGCATAATAAATACTCAGCGACCTCTCTAGCCCATCTGCCGGTATACTCGTTTTCAATGATTTTTTTAAGATAATCACGCCAGTCGATCTGTAAAGCGGTCTGCCATTTCTTGAAAGCCTCGATAATACTGGTGTAAGCGGATTTATGGTTTTCACATAATTCTTCTCCAACGTCTTCACAGATAGGGCAGCCCATTTACATTATCCTCCAACAGGTTTTTTAGCCTCCCCTGAAGCTTTTCTACCAGGGCATTGAAGCCAGTTAACGCACATATTCCAAGGGCGCCTACCCGGCGCGAAGACTTTTATAATAGGATACCCGCAGTGCTCGCATTTCTTATCTGTGGATTCGATTCTACCCTTCTGCGGAAGCGGGAAGCTAGCGTTACATGAACCGTTACGGTAATTAGAGCAGCCTATAAATCTCTTATAAGATGAGCGAGAGTATATAACCGTTAACTCTCCTGTACCACATTTAGGGCATACACCGATATAGTTTTGCTTCTTCCACAATTTTTTAAGAGCGGCCCCTAAATCCGCGCCTATAACATTCTCTTTTAATTTAAACTCTTCTAGAATTGGTTTCAAAGCGTTAATAGACTCTATTATAACCTCCTTCCTAGTCTTCTTATTTTCTTGAATAAGCTCTAAATCCTCTTCGATATCGCGGGTTAATTTCACGGATAAAACGTTAGGGGAATATTTTTCTAAAACTTCTATAACTGAGAAACCTAAATCAGTCATCTCCATAGGCTGGCTTGTCACGAATCCTCTCTTTATTAACGTTTCTATTATATCAGCGCGGGTGGCCTTAGTGCCAAGATTCTCTTTTTCCATAAGTTTTAGAAGAGAACTCGGGTTATATCTAGGCGGCGGAGTCGTATACTTCTCATCTAAGTTTATAATAGGGGTTGGGAGACTCTGGCCGATAGAGAGAGGTGGCAGGATAATATCATCTTGTTTAAAGTAAGGTTCATAGAATCTAAGCCAGCCTAGTTCCTTCACCTGACGTCCTTTAAGATAAAATATATGGTCTCCTATCGTGATCTCTGCTTTAACACTTTCTTTTAAGGCAGGTTCGCCGAATAGCGCAAAGAATCTTTTAGCGATTAAATCGTAGAGCCTTCTTTCATCGGCGTCTAATTCTCTTTCAGGTTTATTACCAGTCACGTGGATAGCGGGGTGAGCTGGGTCCTCTTTCTCCCCTTGATTTGGAATAATTCTATCCTTGCTCAGTATCTCCTCAGCTATTTTTCTATAAGCCGGCTGCTGAGCCATCCCCTTTAGTATTTCAATCACATTGATTGATTCAGGTATTTTCTGACTGCTAGTTCTAGGATATGAGATTAAAGCTTCAAGGTAAAGCCGCTCGGCTATATTTAATGTACGCCTTGGAGTGAACCCGAATAATTTATAAGCTTCAACTTGAAGAGAGCCTATGTCGAATGGAACAGGGGGGTTCTGGCGGTACTCTGTAGTTTTAATATCGCGTATAACCGCTGGTTTACCTATACACCCCCCTAGTATCCGCTCAGCTTCAGCCTTCACATCTATTCTACTCTGGGAGTATTCTAATTGATACTTGGTTCCATCAAGCTCGATTTCAGCGTTTAACACCCAGTATGGGATAGGTACGAATGATCGGATCTCTTTTTCGCGGTGATATAAAAATGAAAGCGTTGGGCCTTGAACTCTACCAGTGCTCAGAGCCCTGTACATTCCACTCGTATTTTTTAGCGCTAGGGTTAAAGCTCTGCTTAGATTAATTCCGAACAGCCAATCAACTTCATGCCTTGTTTGACCGGCTTCCACCATATTAAGATCCAGGCTGCCGGGCATGTTTTTGAAAGCTGCTGTTAACTCTCCTTTAGTTAGAGTTGAATACTTCATTCTTTTAGCGGTTTTAAGCGCATGCTCACCGCAAGAATATTTAATAATAGAGTAACCTATGAGACTACCCTCTAGATCGAAGTCACATGCGTTCACGAACGTATTCGCTTCTGAGGCGAGTTTCCTAATAATTTCGATAAAGCTTTTAGTGTTTCTAGCGGATTTACTAACTTTATACGAGGGGGCCCAGGTTGTGTTAAAAACAGGGTAAACCCATCCTTCACCCCTCTGAGTCACCGTGTAAAGGTGGCCTAAGGCGGGTACTACGATTAGTTGTTCACCGTTATGTTTAACGCGATAATATGTAACCCCGTTTTCCTCAAATTTTTTCAAGCCACCGTCATCAGCTAAAGCTGAAGCTATTCTTAAACAAGCGGAGGGTTTCTCAGTGATTATAAGAGTGCTCATATCAACCACTTATCTTAATATAATACTTATAAACATGTTAATCTTTGAAGCTCCTCTAACCCTATTACAGGAATTCTTGCTAACTCTGAATTGTGTAGTAAACAGTAATATTTAACTTTACTATTAAAAATTAACTCTTCTATTATATTCATAGCATAAATGAGTTTACGCCGCTTAGCAGCATCGGCTTCAACAGTGGTTTTAAGATAGGGTTTAGAGAAACGCCCTATCATGAAGCCGAAGTCCATGCCTAGTAGAAACACAGAGTCCGCGTTAAAAACCTCGCATAAACAGACCGCTCTATCCCCGTCGGTGAAACCTCCTATATTCAATATTTTATTATTAAAGTCGACTTGACAGGTGCCAAGTGTTTTTGAAAAAAGCTGCGGGGGGTAGCGTTCAATTCTATGAATGTTATCACCGTGCGCGTGTAAAACAATAATTTCACAGCTGGCGTTTAATAAAAACTCTGGTTTAACACCATCCAAATCTGTTACTAATATATGAGGTGTTAACTTATTATCCAATAGGGGTGTTAATGCTCCATCCACTGCTATTAGAGTTAACTTATCTTGTAAACGTTGTAATGCTGGTTTAACTACAGGTATTGAAGATTCAAGAGAAGGGCCTGGAGCGATTATAATAATAGGGTTGTTTGAGATTAAAAAATCCAGTTTTTCTATAAGAGTTTCAGGTGAAGGCAACATTGTAGCAAGTAACTTCGCGGCTTTTAAATCTAACCCTGCGTTATAACCGAACTCGGCTAGTATTCTAGGATACCATTTTTCTAAAAAATTCGTTTTTAGAGAGGCAAGTTTATTTTTAACTATCATCAAAGACCCATTTTATCTTTAAATACAGATACATAAAGGCATTCCTCCGGCGGGATCAGTAACTCCTCCATTCTAATACGTCGATCTGTGA comes from the Candidatus Odinarchaeum yellowstonii genome and includes:
- a CDS encoding DUF115 domain-containing protein, which gives rise to MIVKNKLASLKTNFLEKWYPRILAEFGYNAGLDLKAAKLLATMLPSPETLIEKLDFLISNNPIIIIAPGPSLESSIPVVKPALQRLQDKLTLIAVDGALTPLLDNKLTPHILVTDLDGVKPEFLLNASCEIIVLHAHGDNIHRIERYPPQLFSKTLGTCQVDFNNKILNIGGFTDGDRAVCLCEVFNADSVFLLGMDFGFMIGRFSKPYLKTTVEADAAKRRKLIYAMNIIEELIFNSKVKYYCLLHNSELARIPVIGLEELQRLTCL
- the topA gene encoding DNA topoisomerase I; translation: MSTLIITEKPSACLRIASALADDGGLKKFEENGVTYYRVKHNGEQLIVVPALGHLYTVTQRGEGWVYPVFNTTWAPSYKVSKSARNTKSFIEIIRKLASEANTFVNACDFDLEGSLIGYSIIKYSCGEHALKTAKRMKYSTLTKGELTAAFKNMPGSLDLNMVEAGQTRHEVDWLFGINLSRALTLALKNTSGMYRALSTGRVQGPTLSFLYHREKEIRSFVPIPYWVLNAEIELDGTKYQLEYSQSRIDVKAEAERILGGCIGKPAVIRDIKTTEYRQNPPVPFDIGSLQVEAYKLFGFTPRRTLNIAERLYLEALISYPRTSSQKIPESINVIEILKGMAQQPAYRKIAEEILSKDRIIPNQGEKEDPAHPAIHVTGNKPERELDADERRLYDLIAKRFFALFGEPALKESVKAEITIGDHIFYLKGRQVKELGWLRFYEPYFKQDDIILPPLSIGQSLPTPIINLDEKYTTPPPRYNPSSLLKLMEKENLGTKATRADIIETLIKRGFVTSQPMEMTDLGFSVIEVLEKYSPNVLSVKLTRDIEEDLELIQENKKTRKEVIIESINALKPILEEFKLKENVIGADLGAALKKLWKKQNYIGVCPKCGTGELTVIYSRSSYKRFIGCSNYRNGSCNASFPLPQKGRIESTDKKCEHCGYPIIKVFAPGRRPWNMCVNWLQCPGRKASGEAKKPVGG
- a CDS encoding ATP-binding cassette domain-containing protein, coding for MILEVKDLTKIYEGKTVLKNINLKIHRGDIYILIGPSGAGKTTLLRIIDLLEKPSSGEVIFNGVKISDISKRQETNIRRRIAFLHQKTTLFNMSVFENIAYGLSLRGLPSNIIKNKVKETLIKLGLNHLEKQNATLLSGGEAQRTALARCMVLEPELLLLDEPTANLDPPNVTLIESLIKEMNSENGTTIILATHNMAQAKRLGGRVGVILNGEIIEEGEGERLFNKPSSERVKAFINGDFI